The proteins below are encoded in one region of Phormidium ambiguum IAM M-71:
- a CDS encoding tetratricopeptide repeat protein, with the protein MSLQNILEQGINKLRQGDYKSAIKSLNQVLNLEPNDLGYYNRGQAYYYLGEYRTALNDFNYALEINPNFTNAYLNRGFVYFDLELPEEAIADFSKAIELNPELTIAYISRGLSQIYLGEITAAIADYEQALRLDPQQPEVYNNRGMARCYLGDFQGAIADFNQAIELNPNFVEAYNNRGNLRLQLGDRTGAMADMQTALDLAPNLGRLYYNRALVKQTNDDRSGAITDYNHSLDINFSDAEAYNNRGNIYNLMGNYQAAIENYNQAIKINPQKANAFYNRGLAYYYQGNFSQAIEDFNQAITYKPDYAAAYNNRGLAFRVQGNLQKALEDFNQALKQNPQLAEAYISRGLVRSDLGDKQGAIKDFNQALELNPDDAKTYNNRGLVYYKLGDTRQAIADFNKALKLNPNLNSAYINRGLARFAIGDKLGALEDVDQGLRTA; encoded by the coding sequence ATGAGTTTACAAAACATATTAGAGCAAGGTATTAACAAATTAAGACAAGGAGATTACAAATCAGCGATCAAAAGCTTAAATCAGGTTCTTAATTTGGAACCAAACGATCTTGGTTATTATAACCGAGGTCAAGCTTATTATTACTTAGGTGAATATCGAACAGCATTAAATGATTTTAATTATGCGTTGGAAATTAATCCTAATTTTACCAACGCTTATTTAAATAGAGGTTTTGTGTATTTTGATTTAGAATTACCAGAGGAAGCGATCGCAGATTTTAGTAAAGCTATTGAGTTAAATCCCGAATTAACTATTGCTTATATTAGTCGGGGTTTATCTCAGATTTATTTAGGCGAAATCACCGCAGCAATTGCAGATTATGAGCAAGCTTTACGCCTAGATCCTCAGCAACCAGAGGTTTATAATAATCGGGGGATGGCACGTTGTTATTTAGGTGATTTTCAAGGTGCGATCGCAGATTTTAACCAAGCGATCGAACTTAATCCTAATTTTGTCGAAGCTTACAATAATCGCGGTAATTTACGCTTGCAATTAGGCGATCGAACAGGAGCAATGGCAGATATGCAAACGGCTTTAGACTTAGCTCCTAATTTAGGCAGACTTTACTATAATCGAGCTTTAGTTAAACAAACAAATGACGATCGCTCGGGTGCGATAACTGATTATAACCACTCGCTAGATATTAACTTCAGTGATGCGGAAGCTTACAATAATCGTGGTAATATCTACAATTTGATGGGGAATTATCAAGCAGCAATTGAAAATTATAATCAAGCAATTAAAATCAATCCCCAAAAAGCTAATGCTTTTTATAATCGAGGTTTGGCGTATTATTACCAAGGAAACTTTAGCCAAGCAATTGAGGATTTTAATCAAGCAATTACTTACAAACCTGATTATGCAGCAGCTTACAATAACCGGGGATTAGCTTTTCGCGTGCAAGGAAATCTTCAAAAAGCACTAGAGGATTTCAATCAAGCTTTAAAACAAAATCCTCAATTAGCCGAAGCTTATATTAGTCGAGGTTTAGTCCGTTCTGATTTAGGAGATAAACAGGGAGCAATTAAAGATTTTAACCAAGCTTTAGAACTGAATCCCGATGATGCTAAAACATATAATAATCGGGGATTAGTTTACTATAAACTTGGCGATACTCGTCAAGCAATTGCTGACTTTAACAAAGCTTTAAAGCTCAATCCTAACTTAAATTCAGCTTACATTAATCGGGGATTAGCAAGATTTGCGATCGGAGATAAATTAGGAGCATTAGAAGATGTCGATCAAGGATTGCGAACAGCTTAA
- the argC gene encoding N-acetyl-gamma-glutamyl-phosphate reductase: MGNMGRVPVGIVGASGYGGVQLVRLLMEHPGVEIVYLGGESSAGKPFSDLYPHLSPFVDLKIESIDLDKIAADCQVVFLSLPNGLAYQMAPSLLAKGCKVLDLSADYRFFDVSTYKSWYGGDRTDHELASTTVYGLPELYRDRIAQAQLIGCPGCYPTASLLALAPLLKQGLILPETAIIDAKSGTSGGGRQAKVNMLLAEADSSLGAYGVARHRHTPEIEQICSDLAGHEVTIQFTPHLIPMVRGILATVYATMRDPGLEREDLITIYNAFYRNAPWVKVLPSGTYPQTKWACGTNLCYIGLEVDSRTGRVIVMSAIDNLMKGQAGQAIQCLNLMMGWEETLGLPKLTFYP; encoded by the coding sequence ATGGGTAATATGGGGCGCGTGCCCGTTGGTATTGTCGGCGCATCAGGTTATGGTGGTGTGCAACTAGTGAGGCTCTTAATGGAGCATCCGGGAGTAGAAATAGTTTATTTGGGCGGTGAAAGTAGCGCTGGGAAACCTTTTTCAGATTTATACCCACATTTGAGCCCATTTGTGGATTTGAAGATTGAGTCAATAGATTTAGACAAAATTGCAGCTGATTGTCAGGTAGTGTTTCTTTCTTTGCCTAATGGTTTGGCTTATCAAATGGCACCATCGTTATTGGCGAAGGGATGCAAGGTGCTTGATTTATCAGCTGATTACCGTTTTTTTGATGTTAGCACTTATAAGTCTTGGTATGGTGGCGATCGCACAGATCACGAACTCGCTTCGACTACAGTTTATGGCTTACCAGAACTATACCGCGATCGCATTGCTCAAGCTCAATTAATCGGTTGTCCGGGTTGCTATCCCACTGCTAGTCTTTTAGCATTGGCTCCCCTACTCAAACAAGGATTAATTCTGCCAGAAACCGCAATTATTGATGCTAAATCTGGAACTTCTGGTGGTGGAAGACAAGCTAAAGTTAATATGTTGCTTGCAGAAGCAGATAGCTCTTTAGGCGCTTATGGGGTCGCTCGGCATCGCCATACACCGGAAATTGAGCAAATTTGCAGCGATTTAGCCGGACACGAAGTTACTATCCAATTTACCCCACATTTAATTCCTATGGTGCGGGGTATCCTAGCCACAGTCTATGCTACTATGCGCGACCCAGGGCTAGAACGCGAAGATTTAATTACGATTTACAATGCTTTCTACCGCAATGCCCCTTGGGTGAAAGTTTTACCTAGCGGCACTTATCCTCAAACTAAATGGGCTTGTGGCACTAATCTTTGTTATATCGGTTTGGAAGTCGATTCGCGTACTGGTCGGGTAATTGTGATGTCTGCGATCGATAATTTAATGAAAGGTCAAGCTGGACAAGCCATTCAGTGCTTAAACCTCATGATGGGTTGGGAAGAAACTTTGGGCTTACCTAAGTTAACTTTCTATCCCTAG
- a CDS encoding tetratricopeptide repeat protein, with protein QQKLPQAITIYRRVIALDKQNPNAYYNLGVAFARQRKVKDALSTFNYARSLYLSQGDNERAQQVDAAIRQLQM; from the coding sequence ACAACAAAAACTTCCCCAAGCAATTACTATTTATCGGCGCGTAATTGCTTTAGATAAACAAAATCCCAATGCTTACTACAATTTGGGTGTCGCTTTTGCCAGACAAAGAAAAGTCAAGGATGCTCTTTCTACTTTTAATTACGCCCGCAGTCTCTACTTAAGCCAAGGAGACAACGAAAGAGCCCAGCAAGTTGATGCGGCTATTAGGCAGTTACAGATGTAG
- the ispD gene encoding 2-C-methyl-D-erythritol 4-phosphate cytidylyltransferase has translation MHLLIPAAGMGRRMGSSRNKLLLTLLGKPLIFWTLQAADASRQINWIGIICQLEDLPDLKAIVENMAISKPVQFIQGGKTRQESVYNGLQALPHKATHVLIHDGARCLATPDLFDRCAVALQKCQGLIAAVPVKDTIKVVDRNNLIQDTPDRSNLWAAQTPQGFEVPLLKQCHETGVKSGWEVTDDAALFEKCRLPVKIVEGEETNLKVTTPVDLAIAEYILHQRQGTGE, from the coding sequence GTGCATTTATTGATTCCAGCAGCCGGAATGGGTCGTCGGATGGGGAGTAGTCGAAACAAACTCCTGTTGACTTTGTTGGGCAAACCGTTAATCTTTTGGACGCTGCAAGCCGCTGACGCTTCTCGCCAGATTAACTGGATTGGGATAATTTGCCAGTTGGAAGATTTGCCCGATTTAAAGGCGATTGTGGAAAATATGGCTATTTCCAAGCCAGTGCAGTTTATTCAAGGCGGAAAGACCAGGCAAGAGTCTGTTTACAATGGTTTGCAGGCATTACCCCACAAAGCCACTCATGTATTAATTCACGATGGGGCGAGGTGTTTAGCAACCCCTGATTTATTCGACAGATGCGCCGTAGCTTTACAGAAATGTCAGGGTTTAATTGCCGCCGTGCCCGTGAAGGATACGATTAAAGTTGTCGATCGCAATAACTTAATTCAAGATACTCCCGATCGCAGCAATCTATGGGCTGCCCAAACTCCCCAAGGTTTTGAAGTCCCTTTATTAAAACAGTGTCACGAAACCGGGGTTAAATCCGGTTGGGAAGTCACAGATGATGCCGCTTTATTTGAAAAGTGTCGCTTACCCGTGAAAATTGTTGAGGGCGAAGAAACAAATTTGAAAGTCACCACACCTGTAGATTTAGCGATCGCTGAATACATTTTGCACCAACGTCAAGGGACTGGGGAATAG
- a CDS encoding glycosyltransferase family 9 protein produces MRIVALVPGGISDQMLFFPTLDDIKQNYPEAEIDVVVEPKSVGAYRVCKSVNDVFAYDFTDRNSLADWGNILGTIRDREYDIAISLNQTWLAGLLLWLTGIPKRIGYRSQGQLFLTDSIPKKSEQYAATMYHDLLQGLSITSACPPVGINVPKQDIQWAEAEQKRLGISESGYVLIQVGQGENSYPMENWRQIIQDFHQRQPSLPVVLILDASNQVAIGQLLQSFPDVKVTAPEDLGKLAAMIAGSSLLLCTDGAAMQLGVAVEAYTIALFGATNPDRVLPKSDRILVIKSPSGKLADISPNTILEKVWAG; encoded by the coding sequence ATGCGAATAGTAGCCCTTGTCCCTGGCGGGATTAGCGATCAAATGCTGTTTTTTCCCACTCTCGACGACATCAAACAAAATTACCCCGAAGCTGAAATTGATGTAGTTGTCGAACCGAAGTCGGTGGGTGCCTATCGAGTCTGTAAGTCTGTCAACGATGTGTTTGCCTACGATTTTACAGACCGTAATAGTCTGGCAGATTGGGGCAATATCTTAGGTACGATCCGCGATCGGGAATATGATATCGCCATTTCGTTGAATCAAACTTGGTTAGCAGGTCTGTTACTCTGGTTGACTGGTATTCCTAAACGGATTGGCTATCGTAGTCAAGGTCAACTTTTTCTCACTGATTCTATTCCTAAGAAATCAGAGCAATATGCTGCCACGATGTACCATGATTTGCTACAAGGATTAAGCATTACTTCTGCTTGTCCACCAGTAGGAATTAATGTACCAAAGCAAGATATTCAATGGGCAGAAGCGGAACAGAAACGTTTAGGAATTTCTGAAAGCGGCTATGTCTTAATTCAAGTTGGTCAGGGTGAGAATTCTTACCCGATGGAAAATTGGCGGCAAATTATTCAAGATTTTCACCAGCGTCAACCATCTTTGCCTGTGGTGCTAATCTTGGATGCTAGTAACCAAGTTGCGATCGGTCAATTGTTGCAATCTTTCCCTGATGTGAAGGTAACAGCCCCGGAAGATTTGGGTAAACTGGCAGCGATGATTGCCGGATCGAGTTTATTGCTTTGTACTGATGGTGCAGCAATGCAGTTAGGAGTAGCAGTAGAAGCTTATACGATCGCTCTTTTTGGTGCGACTAATCCCGATCGGGTGTTGCCAAAAAGCGATCGCATTCTCGTTATTAAATCCCCAAGTGGAAAACTGGCAGATATCTCACCAAACACCATTTTGGAAAAAGTTTGGGCTGGATAA
- a CDS encoding D-glycero-alpha-D-manno-heptose-1,7-bisphosphate 7-phosphatase, with protein MNLKSKIQNLHPNQPAVFLDRDGVLNVEAGYIHNVADLHLIPGVASAVRRLNDLGIFCCLVSNQSGPARGYYPVDHVEALHQRLCNLLQVEAGAYLNALYYCPYLSPPEGGTHPEFTRWSTWRKPNTGMLIAAAWEHNLDLGQSFMVGDKATDVDMAHNAGCCGILVQTGFGRSVLSGAYQHHTQPDYIATDLTAAVAWICEQLGKL; from the coding sequence TTGAATTTAAAGTCCAAAATCCAAAATCTTCACCCTAACCAACCTGCGGTTTTTCTCGATCGAGATGGCGTATTAAATGTCGAAGCAGGTTACATTCACAATGTTGCCGATCTACATTTAATTCCCGGTGTCGCTAGTGCAGTCCGCCGCTTAAATGATTTAGGAATTTTTTGTTGTTTAGTTTCTAATCAATCCGGCCCCGCTAGAGGTTATTATCCAGTTGACCACGTAGAAGCATTACATCAGCGTTTGTGTAACTTATTGCAAGTTGAAGCGGGTGCTTATTTAAACGCCTTGTACTATTGCCCTTACCTCAGTCCACCAGAAGGCGGAACTCACCCAGAATTTACCCGTTGGAGTACCTGGCGCAAACCTAACACTGGAATGTTAATCGCCGCCGCTTGGGAACACAATTTAGATCTGGGCCAAAGTTTTATGGTTGGCGATAAAGCAACAGACGTGGATATGGCGCATAATGCTGGTTGTTGTGGAATTTTAGTCCAAACTGGTTTTGGTCGCAGCGTGTTAAGTGGTGCTTACCAACATCACACTCAACCAGATTATATTGCTACAGATTTAACGGCTGCTGTTGCATGGATTTGCGAACAATTGGGTAAGTTATAA
- a CDS encoding CRR6 family NdhI maturation factor gives MTIDITLNTEQINKLDLSPATTAIEKILQTGAIANSEQQISFQINYDRPEEDPRELSEIDEVRLWFIRLDTVYPWLPFLLNWQNGELARYAAMLVPHEFHPRSHEIQYNPQALELFIVQKIFVLTDWLNNQGIPSKSKLKAMALTFGIEMDDAFFDLISTNPV, from the coding sequence ATGACGATCGACATTACCCTAAACACCGAACAAATAAATAAATTAGACTTGTCACCCGCTACAACTGCGATCGAAAAAATACTACAAACAGGTGCGATCGCTAATTCCGAACAACAAATTTCCTTTCAAATTAATTACGATCGCCCAGAAGAAGATCCCAGAGAACTTTCCGAAATTGACGAAGTAAGACTGTGGTTTATTCGCTTAGATACAGTTTACCCCTGGCTACCCTTTTTATTAAACTGGCAAAACGGAGAACTAGCACGTTACGCCGCCATGCTAGTACCCCATGAATTTCATCCCCGCAGTCATGAAATTCAATATAATCCCCAAGCTTTAGAACTTTTTATTGTCCAAAAAATATTTGTTTTAACAGATTGGTTAAACAATCAAGGCATACCGAGTAAATCCAAATTAAAAGCAATGGCATTAACATTTGGAATTGAAATGGATGATGCCTTTTTTGATTTAATTTCAACAAATCCGGTATAA